One stretch of Variovorax sp. TBS-050B DNA includes these proteins:
- a CDS encoding YadA family autotransporter adhesin produces the protein MGTASAAIAGVTHNFAGATPGSTVSVGSAGSERTVTNLAAGRLSAASTDAVNGSQLFAANEEITAVDTRVDTLGAGTASHLGTGATYDAATGTLTGPTYNINGANYNTVKSAVEAAGSGWNLSADGGTTSDNIGPGETANFAAGSNTTVTRNGNTITYGVVSNPTFSGGVTAQSFQVGSTGPSLSATGIDAAGTKITNVAAGTVSSTSTDAVNGSQLFTSNQTISKLGDTVASSLGTGATYDAATGTLTGPTYNINGTNYNTVKSAVEAAGSGWNLSADGGATSDNIGPGETANFAAGSNTTVTRNGNTITYGVVSNPTFSGGVTAQSFQVGSTGPSLSASGIDAAGTKITNVAAGAVSSTSTDAVNGSQLAAVSSVAGAGWNISAQGANATNVGSTSPTGNSVDLNNTDGNIRITKPADSNSVTFGLSDDLSIGNSVSVGGTGGTVVNATGVTTGGGSGPSLTTGGIDAAGRKVTNVAAGTLSSTSTDAVNGSQLFATNSAVENLATTVATSTTRYYSVNDNKVQGGNYANDGAEGANSLAAGVNARAAASEASALGFNANALAAGSVALGSGSVASTAAGVAGYVPPSAGAAQQAAIMATLSTQGAVSVGDVANGVLRQITGVAAGTAASDAVNVAQLQAVANSVSAGGSNKWVSGSQSDAQYVAPSASGTASTAVGSGASVTGNNSVAVGSGAQAATANSVALGNGSTTGVATPTASATILGTTYQFAGAAPVGVVSVGSEGAERQVTNVAAGALSATSTDAVNGSQLYATNQAINNITVGGAGIKYFHANSATADSQAAGAESVAFGPQAIALGAGSLAGGSGAQANGAGSVALGAGAIAAAANGIALGNGATADRGGMAGQRELFSGEAVNSTQGALSVGSAGSERQITNVAGGTQATDAVNVRQLQAVQNQAVKYDTNADGTVNHNSMTLQGAGGTAIHNLADGVAASDAATVNQVNQATAASSAYTDARAGQLRDEIKSNAKDASAGTAGAMAMAGMPQAHIPGKSMLAVAAAGYDGQAALAIGVSKLSESGRWIVKFSGSANSRGKVGVSAGAGFHW, from the coding sequence GTGGGAACCGCGAGCGCAGCCATCGCGGGCGTCACCCACAACTTCGCCGGCGCCACCCCGGGCAGTACGGTGAGCGTCGGCAGCGCCGGCAGCGAGCGCACGGTCACCAACCTCGCAGCGGGCCGACTGAGCGCGGCGAGCACCGATGCCGTCAACGGCAGCCAGTTGTTTGCGGCCAACGAAGAAATCACCGCCGTCGATACGCGCGTCGACACCCTCGGCGCCGGAACGGCCAGCCATCTGGGCACCGGCGCCACCTACGACGCTGCCACGGGCACGCTCACGGGCCCGACCTACAACATCAACGGCGCCAACTACAACACCGTCAAGTCAGCGGTCGAAGCCGCGGGCTCGGGCTGGAACCTGAGTGCCGACGGCGGCACTACCAGCGACAACATCGGCCCCGGCGAAACGGCCAACTTCGCGGCCGGCAGCAACACCACCGTCACGCGCAACGGCAACACCATCACCTACGGCGTGGTGAGCAACCCCACGTTCTCGGGCGGCGTGACGGCCCAGAGCTTCCAGGTGGGCAGTACCGGGCCGAGCCTGAGCGCCACCGGCATCGATGCGGCCGGCACCAAGATCACGAACGTGGCCGCGGGCACGGTGAGCAGCACCAGCACGGATGCCGTCAACGGCAGCCAGCTGTTCACGAGCAACCAGACCATCAGCAAGTTGGGCGATACGGTGGCGAGCAGCCTGGGCACCGGCGCTACCTACGACGCTGCCACGGGCACGCTCACGGGCCCGACCTACAACATCAACGGCACCAACTACAACACCGTCAAGTCCGCGGTCGAGGCCGCCGGCTCGGGCTGGAACCTGAGCGCCGATGGCGGTGCCACCAGCGACAACATCGGCCCGGGCGAGACGGCCAACTTCGCGGCCGGCAGCAACACCACCGTCACGCGCAACGGCAACACCATCACGTATGGCGTGGTGAGCAATCCCACGTTCTCGGGCGGCGTGACGGCGCAGAGCTTCCAGGTGGGCAGCACCGGGCCCAGCCTGAGCGCGAGCGGCATCGATGCGGCCGGCACCAAGATCACCAACGTGGCCGCGGGCGCCGTGAGCAGCACCAGCACCGATGCGGTCAACGGCAGCCAGTTGGCCGCGGTGAGCAGCGTCGCGGGCGCGGGCTGGAACATCAGCGCGCAGGGCGCGAACGCAACCAACGTCGGGTCGACCAGCCCGACCGGCAACAGCGTCGACCTGAACAACACCGACGGCAACATCCGCATCACCAAGCCGGCCGACAGCAACAGCGTCACCTTCGGTCTCTCCGACGACCTGAGCATCGGCAACAGCGTGAGCGTGGGCGGTACGGGGGGCACCGTGGTCAACGCCACGGGCGTGACCACCGGCGGCGGCAGCGGCCCGAGCCTCACGACCGGCGGCATCGATGCGGCCGGCAGGAAGGTCACGAACGTGGCGGCGGGCACCCTCAGCAGCACCAGCACCGACGCAGTCAACGGCAGCCAGCTGTTCGCCACCAATTCGGCCGTGGAGAACCTCGCCACCACGGTGGCGACGAGCACCACGCGCTACTACAGCGTCAACGACAACAAGGTCCAGGGCGGCAACTATGCCAACGACGGTGCCGAGGGCGCGAACAGTCTCGCGGCGGGCGTGAACGCGAGGGCCGCCGCGTCCGAGGCCAGCGCGCTGGGCTTCAACGCCAACGCTCTGGCCGCCGGTTCGGTCGCGCTGGGTTCGGGCTCGGTGGCCAGCACCGCGGCAGGCGTTGCCGGCTATGTGCCGCCGTCGGCCGGCGCGGCGCAGCAGGCCGCGATCATGGCGACGCTCAGCACGCAGGGTGCGGTGTCGGTGGGCGACGTGGCAAACGGCGTGCTGCGGCAGATCACCGGCGTGGCGGCAGGTACGGCCGCCAGCGATGCGGTCAACGTGGCGCAGTTGCAGGCGGTCGCCAATTCCGTTTCGGCGGGCGGATCGAACAAGTGGGTCAGCGGTTCGCAGTCCGATGCGCAGTACGTCGCGCCCAGCGCCAGCGGCACGGCGAGCACCGCGGTGGGTTCCGGCGCCTCGGTGACGGGCAACAACAGCGTCGCCGTGGGCTCGGGCGCGCAGGCCGCCACCGCCAACAGCGTCGCGCTGGGCAACGGCTCGACGACGGGCGTTGCGACGCCGACGGCGAGCGCCACGATCCTGGGCACGACCTACCAGTTCGCGGGGGCCGCACCGGTCGGCGTGGTGAGCGTGGGCAGCGAAGGCGCCGAACGCCAGGTCACCAACGTGGCGGCGGGCGCGCTCAGTGCGACGAGCACCGATGCAGTCAACGGCAGCCAGCTCTACGCGACCAACCAGGCGATCAACAACATCACCGTGGGCGGGGCGGGCATCAAGTACTTCCACGCCAACTCCGCCACCGCGGACTCCCAGGCCGCAGGCGCGGAAAGCGTGGCGTTCGGGCCGCAGGCCATCGCGCTGGGTGCCGGTTCCCTTGCCGGTGGCAGCGGCGCGCAGGCCAATGGGGCGGGCAGCGTTGCGCTGGGCGCGGGCGCGATTGCAGCGGCCGCCAACGGGATCGCCCTCGGCAACGGCGCAACGGCGGACCGCGGCGGCATGGCCGGCCAGCGCGAGCTGTTCTCCGGCGAAGCGGTCAATTCCACGCAGGGCGCGCTGTCGGTGGGCAGTGCGGGCAGCGAGCGGCAGATCACCAATGTGGCCGGCGGCACGCAGGCGACCGATGCGGTCAACGTGCGCCAGTTGCAGGCGGTGCAGAACCAGGCAGTGAAGTACGACACCAACGCCGACGGCACCGTGAACCACAACAGCATGACCCTGCAGGGCGCCGGTGGAACGGCGATCCACAACCTGGCCGACGGCGTGGCGGCCTCGGATGCCGCCACCGTCAACCAGGTCAACCAAGCGACGGCCGCCTCGTCGGCGTACACCGACGCCCGGGCCGGCCAGTTGCGCGACGAAATCAAGAGCAATGCCAAGGATGCAAGCGCAGGCACCGCCGGCGCGATGGCGATGGCTGGCATGCCGCAGGCCCACATCCCGGGCAAGAGCATGCTGGCGGTCGCCGCTGCGGGGTATGACGGTCAGGCCGCCCTCGCGATCGGCGTGTCCAAGCTGTCGGAAAGCGGGCGCTGGATCGTGAAGTTCAGCGGCTCGGCCAACTCGCGCGGCAAGGTCGGCGTGTCGGCGGGCGCCGGCTTCCATTGGTGA
- a CDS encoding outer membrane protein assembly factor BamE gives MTKRLRPSLSLAAAFGAAALLALQGCSSPSKGITDDGRAAQVVFPDPDKDAWRKDGVYPNLDNLRAVGPGITKDQLYALIGPPHFSEGMAGVREWDYIFHLRKPGGTASTCQFKVIFDKNYKGQSFHWLPADCGAWLSARRVSEPKERGH, from the coding sequence ATGACGAAACGACTTCGACCGTCTCTGTCTCTGGCCGCCGCGTTCGGCGCTGCGGCGTTGCTGGCTCTGCAGGGTTGCAGTTCGCCCAGCAAAGGCATCACCGACGACGGCCGGGCGGCCCAGGTGGTCTTTCCGGACCCGGACAAGGACGCCTGGCGCAAGGACGGCGTGTACCCCAACCTCGACAACCTGCGTGCCGTGGGACCGGGGATCACGAAAGATCAGCTCTACGCACTGATCGGCCCCCCGCATTTCAGCGAGGGGATGGCGGGCGTTCGCGAATGGGACTACATCTTCCATTTGCGCAAGCCGGGCGGGACTGCGAGCACCTGCCAGTTCAAGGTCATCTTCGACAAGAACTACAAGGGCCAGAGCTTCCACTGGCTGCCGGCCGATTGCGGCGCCTGGCTGTCGGCGCGGCGCGTCAGCGAACCGAAGGAACGGGGGCATTGA
- a CDS encoding winged helix-turn-helix domain-containing protein — protein MLLTGESDSLSSIGLVREARHLVDANVPMLCLVPRNQFDDVSALRQGANDDFIVKPSSFSELFSILRLFLSNFPGPMPPLEREWGGYRFMMSSNTVEFGGKRVQLRPDEFDLAVELFSNEGCTLGRDLLWTAVWAKAWDGKSRMLDTCVSVLRRALKLPANGWELRAVWGSGYRLDGSSSSQMPAMAPYWSPSPT, from the coding sequence TTGCTCCTGACGGGCGAGAGCGACAGCCTCTCTTCCATCGGACTGGTTCGCGAAGCCCGCCATCTGGTCGACGCGAACGTGCCGATGCTGTGCCTGGTGCCCAGGAACCAGTTCGACGACGTGAGCGCGCTGCGGCAGGGTGCCAACGACGATTTCATCGTCAAGCCCTCCTCGTTCAGCGAGCTCTTCAGCATCCTGCGGCTCTTCCTGAGCAACTTCCCGGGGCCGATGCCCCCGCTCGAGCGCGAGTGGGGCGGCTATCGCTTCATGATGTCGAGCAACACGGTCGAATTCGGCGGCAAGCGCGTGCAACTGCGGCCCGACGAGTTCGACCTTGCCGTCGAGCTCTTCTCCAACGAAGGCTGCACGCTGGGCCGCGATCTGCTGTGGACTGCGGTCTGGGCCAAGGCATGGGATGGGAAGTCGCGCATGCTGGACACCTGCGTTTCCGTGCTGCGCCGCGCCCTGAAACTGCCTGCGAACGGCTGGGAACTGCGCGCGGTCTGGGGTTCGGGCTACCGGCTCGACGGCTCCTCGTCGTCGCAGATGCCGGCGATGGCGCCGTACTGGTCGCCTTCGCCGACGTGA
- a CDS encoding phospholipase D family protein, with amino-acid sequence MLQLLGSSFRLVLRGLAAWGVAWLLAGCAGLPPRTPEPPTLSIAASPATPIGRAAARLNAGPDTAQSSVRPLVEAAFALDARLELVRQAQASLDVQTYQLGNDKTGRLLLRELRDAARRGVRVRLLVDDFYTAGMDRLLLALAAEPNAEVRLFNPFVNARDHSATRWMEFFGDFRRLNHRMHNKLFVADGAMAIAGGRNLADEYFLRAEGANFIDFELLMAGPVVPEAARIFDTYWNSDVVYPVAQVASAGGVGVEALKAEFDAATASDRAPPPPALPGTDLLGDPPLGAQLADLGRVKWMRAEAHAAADSPHKALGIGSTDETLAARFHQMTASARSDVVVISPYFIPGEEGMARIREGRARGVRISVVTNSLADSDEPLVNINYNRYRVDMLKLGVNLYEVSTRQLKRNRQIRDLLKKARGRLHAKLALVDREWVLLGSMNLDPRSARLNTEFGVRVRSFELAQALLYAYQLDDIEGVYRVVLMPDGQTVQWIGTGDVDNEVLDSEPDSSLLTRLQLLLFSWFVPTDQL; translated from the coding sequence ATGCTCCAGCTCCTTGGTTCTTCGTTTCGCCTCGTGCTGCGCGGCCTGGCAGCCTGGGGCGTGGCGTGGCTGCTCGCCGGCTGCGCGGGTCTGCCGCCGCGCACGCCGGAGCCGCCGACGCTCTCGATCGCGGCCTCGCCCGCGACCCCCATCGGGCGTGCGGCAGCCCGTCTGAACGCCGGACCGGACACCGCCCAGTCCAGCGTGCGCCCGCTGGTGGAAGCCGCCTTCGCGCTCGATGCGCGGCTGGAGCTGGTGCGGCAGGCGCAAGCGTCGCTCGACGTGCAGACCTACCAGCTCGGCAACGACAAGACCGGCCGCCTGCTGTTGCGCGAACTGCGCGACGCCGCGCGCCGGGGCGTGCGGGTGCGGCTGCTGGTGGACGACTTCTACACCGCGGGCATGGACCGCCTGCTGCTGGCGCTGGCCGCGGAGCCGAACGCGGAAGTCCGCCTGTTCAATCCGTTCGTGAATGCACGCGACCACTCGGCCACGCGGTGGATGGAGTTCTTCGGCGACTTCCGCCGCCTCAACCACCGCATGCACAACAAGCTCTTCGTCGCCGACGGGGCGATGGCGATCGCCGGTGGCCGGAACCTGGCCGACGAGTATTTCCTGCGCGCGGAAGGCGCCAACTTCATCGACTTCGAACTGCTCATGGCGGGACCGGTGGTGCCCGAAGCGGCACGCATCTTCGACACCTACTGGAACAGCGACGTGGTCTACCCGGTCGCGCAGGTCGCGAGCGCGGGCGGCGTGGGCGTGGAAGCGCTCAAGGCCGAGTTCGACGCCGCCACAGCATCCGACCGGGCGCCGCCGCCGCCCGCCCTGCCGGGCACCGACCTGCTCGGCGATCCGCCGCTGGGCGCGCAGCTCGCCGACCTCGGCCGCGTCAAATGGATGCGCGCCGAAGCCCATGCCGCAGCCGACAGCCCGCACAAGGCGCTCGGCATCGGCTCGACCGACGAGACACTGGCGGCCCGCTTCCATCAGATGACCGCGAGCGCACGCTCGGACGTGGTGGTGATCTCGCCCTACTTCATTCCCGGCGAGGAGGGCATGGCGCGCATCCGCGAGGGTCGCGCGCGCGGCGTGCGCATCAGCGTGGTGACCAATTCGCTGGCCGACAGCGACGAGCCGCTGGTCAACATCAACTACAACCGCTACCGGGTCGACATGCTGAAGCTCGGCGTGAACCTGTACGAAGTCAGCACCCGGCAGCTCAAGCGCAACCGCCAGATCCGCGACCTGCTCAAGAAGGCCCGCGGCCGGCTCCATGCCAAGCTCGCACTGGTCGACCGCGAATGGGTGCTGCTCGGTTCGATGAACCTCGATCCCCGCTCCGCACGGCTGAACACCGAGTTCGGCGTCCGCGTGAGAAGCTTCGAACTCGCGCAGGCCCTGCTCTATGCCTATCAGCTCGACGACATCGAAGGTGTCTATCGCGTCGTGCTCATGCCCGACGGCCAGACCGTGCAATGGATCGGCACGGGCGACGTGGACAACGAGGTGCTCGACAGCGAGCCCGACTCCAGCTTGCTCACGCGACTGCAGCTGCTGCTGTTCTCGTGGTTCGTGCCGACGGACCAGCTGTAG
- a CDS encoding TonB-dependent siderophore receptor yields MTRFMAGRKVASVLAGCMAIYVQQHAVAQQPGATGSLPEVRVDANAEAETATSPVIGYRARNAATATKTDTPLAETPQSVTVVTRDQMVDQGATSLQEALNYAAGVRSDAYGVDSRTDSMRVRGAYPDIYLDGLRQAYGYYTSTTRTEPYTLERLEVLRGPSGMLFGAGTAAGVINMVSKRPLQETQREVGVQFGSFGRKQIQADLTGPLNADGSLSYRLIALQRKSDTQVDYVPDDRSLIAPSLTWRPSAATSLTLQGLWQKDKSGSSSQFLPWAGTLLPNPNGRIPSSRFIGEPGDYYDSERKTFGWQFEHKFNANWTVRQNFRYAQNENDNRYHYGGAFAGAESWDATDPIFKRVLSRYYDSQLTLNRTQTLDNHVEGHFQTGALKHTLLVGADFARQRENVWGGTTADTIDVYAPVYGHVDEPERAARPRTRQRQTGVYLQDQIKLDNWIFVAGLRHDRAVSSAVGSENEKSSATTKRLGVMYALPSGWSPYVSYSESFTPQSPRQGRIFTPLRGEQWEVGVKYEPKDRAVAFSAAVYDLREKNQIVEEQPNVFSQRGLTKTKGVELEAKGSIGPNLDLVAHYNYTDADAQIEGLPQHQASVWAKYRFSLGGISGFSAGAGLRVMSSFRDMQSGVGPRIPGIALADLVFAYDSARWRYALNINNVTDKKYFSTCLSRGDCWYGARRNIVASATYRF; encoded by the coding sequence ATGACGAGGTTCATGGCGGGGCGCAAGGTCGCATCGGTTCTGGCGGGCTGCATGGCCATCTATGTGCAGCAGCACGCGGTGGCGCAGCAGCCCGGAGCGACCGGCTCGCTGCCGGAGGTGCGGGTCGATGCGAACGCCGAGGCCGAAACGGCCACGTCGCCGGTCATCGGCTACCGCGCCAGGAATGCCGCGACGGCGACCAAGACCGACACGCCGCTGGCCGAAACCCCGCAGTCGGTGACCGTGGTCACGCGCGACCAGATGGTGGACCAGGGCGCCACGAGCCTGCAGGAGGCGCTCAACTACGCCGCCGGCGTGCGCTCCGACGCCTATGGCGTGGACTCGCGCACCGACTCGATGCGGGTGCGCGGCGCCTATCCCGACATCTATCTCGACGGCCTGCGCCAGGCCTACGGCTACTACACCAGCACGACGCGCACCGAACCCTACACGCTCGAACGACTCGAAGTGCTGCGCGGCCCCTCGGGCATGCTGTTCGGTGCGGGCACGGCGGCGGGCGTGATCAACATGGTCAGCAAGCGCCCGCTGCAGGAGACGCAGCGCGAAGTGGGCGTGCAGTTCGGCAGCTTCGGCCGCAAGCAGATCCAGGCCGATCTGACCGGGCCGCTGAACGCCGACGGCAGCCTTTCGTACCGGCTGATCGCGCTGCAGCGCAAGTCGGACACGCAGGTGGACTACGTGCCCGACGACCGCAGCCTCATCGCGCCATCGCTGACCTGGCGCCCCAGCGCAGCCACTTCGCTGACCCTGCAGGGCCTCTGGCAGAAGGACAAGAGCGGCAGCAGCTCGCAGTTCCTGCCGTGGGCGGGCACCTTGCTGCCCAATCCGAACGGGCGCATTCCGAGCAGCCGCTTCATCGGCGAGCCAGGCGACTACTACGACAGCGAACGCAAGACCTTCGGCTGGCAGTTCGAGCACAAGTTCAACGCGAACTGGACCGTGCGCCAGAACTTCCGCTACGCCCAGAACGAAAACGACAACCGCTACCACTATGGCGGCGCCTTCGCCGGTGCCGAAAGCTGGGACGCGACCGACCCGATCTTCAAGCGCGTGCTGAGCCGCTACTACGACAGCCAGCTGACCCTCAACCGCACGCAGACGCTCGACAACCACGTCGAGGGCCATTTCCAGACCGGCGCCCTCAAGCACACGCTGCTGGTCGGCGCGGACTTCGCGCGGCAGCGCGAAAACGTCTGGGGCGGCACCACCGCGGACACCATCGACGTCTATGCGCCGGTCTACGGCCATGTCGACGAGCCCGAGCGTGCCGCGCGGCCCCGCACCCGCCAGCGCCAGACCGGCGTCTATCTGCAGGACCAGATCAAGCTCGACAACTGGATCTTCGTCGCGGGCCTGCGTCATGACCGCGCGGTGTCGAGCGCCGTGGGCAGCGAGAACGAGAAGAGCAGCGCCACCACCAAGCGCCTGGGCGTGATGTATGCGCTGCCGTCGGGCTGGTCGCCGTACGTGAGCTACAGCGAGTCGTTCACGCCGCAGTCGCCGCGCCAGGGCCGCATCTTCACGCCGCTGCGCGGCGAGCAGTGGGAGGTCGGCGTCAAGTACGAGCCGAAGGACCGTGCCGTGGCCTTCAGCGCCGCTGTCTACGACCTGCGCGAGAAGAACCAGATCGTGGAGGAGCAGCCCAACGTGTTCTCGCAGCGCGGTCTGACGAAGACCAAGGGCGTGGAACTCGAAGCCAAGGGTTCGATCGGGCCGAACCTCGATCTGGTCGCCCACTACAACTACACCGATGCGGACGCGCAGATCGAAGGCCTCCCCCAGCATCAGGCGAGCGTGTGGGCCAAGTACCGCTTTTCGCTCGGTGGCATCAGCGGGTTCTCGGCCGGTGCCGGCCTGCGCGTGATGAGTTCTTTCCGCGACATGCAATCCGGCGTCGGTCCGCGCATCCCGGGCATTGCGCTGGCAGACCTGGTGTTCGCCTACGACAGCGCCCGCTGGCGCTACGCGCTCAACATCAACAACGTGACGGACAAGAAGTACTTCAGCACCTGCCTCTCGCGCGGCGACTGCTGGTATGGTGCACGCCGCAACATCGTGGCGAGCGCGACCTACCGTTTCTAA
- a CDS encoding PepSY domain-containing protein: MNSRKIKTWAWVHKWSSLVCTVFMLLLCITGLPLIFHHEIGHLLGTEVEAPKMPADTPRVSLDRVLEVARAKHPDRIVQFVSQPEDDDGLWLVTLTPTPEPTEDFKSVAVDARTGAVLAQPKFDEGFMYVMFKLHVDLFAGLAGKLFLGFMGLLLLVAVVSGVVLYAPFMRKLDFGTVRREKRPRLKWLDLHNLLGIVTLVWVFVVGATGMINTWADLLIKYWQYDQLSTLLAPYKNEPVVRAAERASVQRSMEAAVQQTPGMKLSFIAFPGTAFSSPHHTTFFMRGSEPLTSKLLKPVLVDAKTAQVTAAPDMPWYLTALLVSQPLHFGDYGGMPMQIIWALLDIATIIVLGSGLYLWLKRGRTVPAQDPPTAAGADGRSPEPAAAMKVQA; encoded by the coding sequence ATGAACAGCCGGAAGATCAAGACCTGGGCCTGGGTGCACAAGTGGAGCAGCCTGGTGTGCACCGTGTTCATGCTGCTGCTGTGCATCACCGGCCTGCCGCTGATCTTCCACCACGAGATCGGGCATCTGCTGGGCACCGAGGTCGAGGCGCCGAAGATGCCGGCCGACACGCCGCGCGTCAGCCTCGACCGCGTGCTCGAGGTCGCGCGTGCCAAGCACCCCGACCGCATCGTGCAGTTCGTGTCCCAGCCCGAGGACGACGACGGCCTGTGGCTGGTCACGCTCACGCCCACGCCCGAGCCCACGGAGGACTTCAAGAGCGTGGCCGTCGATGCGCGGACCGGCGCCGTGCTCGCGCAGCCGAAGTTCGACGAGGGCTTCATGTACGTGATGTTCAAGCTGCACGTCGACCTGTTCGCAGGTCTCGCGGGCAAGCTCTTCCTCGGGTTCATGGGGCTGCTGCTGCTGGTGGCGGTCGTCTCCGGCGTGGTGCTCTACGCGCCCTTCATGCGCAAGCTCGACTTCGGCACCGTGCGCCGCGAGAAGCGGCCGCGCCTGAAATGGCTCGACCTGCACAACCTGCTCGGCATCGTCACGCTGGTGTGGGTCTTCGTGGTCGGCGCCACCGGCATGATCAACACCTGGGCCGACCTGCTCATCAAGTACTGGCAGTACGACCAGCTCAGCACGCTGCTCGCGCCCTACAAGAACGAGCCGGTGGTTCGCGCGGCCGAGCGCGCCTCGGTGCAGCGCTCGATGGAAGCCGCCGTACAGCAGACGCCCGGCATGAAGCTTTCGTTCATCGCCTTTCCGGGCACCGCGTTCTCGAGCCCGCACCACACCACCTTCTTCATGCGCGGCAGCGAGCCCCTGACCTCGAAGCTGCTGAAGCCGGTGCTGGTCGACGCCAAGACCGCGCAGGTCACGGCGGCGCCCGACATGCCCTGGTACCTGACCGCACTGCTGGTCTCGCAGCCGCTGCACTTCGGCGACTACGGCGGCATGCCGATGCAGATCATCTGGGCGCTGCTCGACATCGCGACCATCATCGTGCTGGGCAGCGGGCTCTACCTCTGGCTCAAGCGAGGCCGCACGGTGCCTGCGCAGGACCCGCCCACGGCGGCGGGCGCCGATGGGCGTTCCCCCGAACCGGCCGCGGCGATGAAGGTGCAGGCATGA